One segment of Pseudoalteromonas rubra DNA contains the following:
- a CDS encoding LysE family translocator has product MLNPELLASFLFASFIIAIAPGPSNAFLMAQTFTNGRTAGMQSAFGFALGGVVHTLFAVIGLSAILKASETAYTTVQYLGAAYLAYLGVRTFKDTLSRPENNDEEKPHVSNKKQQNVMFQAMMTEVLNPKVALFFIAFIPQFVDQSLTTSTTVQLAMFGLLYPILAFPIDCVYVYSGDKIAGYFRAHPSAPIWIDRISAFIFVALAINLLL; this is encoded by the coding sequence ATGCTAAACCCGGAATTACTCGCCTCTTTTTTATTTGCCAGCTTTATTATTGCCATTGCCCCAGGCCCTTCCAATGCCTTTTTAATGGCTCAGACCTTTACCAACGGCCGCACAGCCGGAATGCAAAGTGCTTTTGGCTTTGCGCTGGGGGGAGTAGTCCATACACTGTTTGCAGTGATTGGTTTGTCGGCTATCCTTAAGGCCTCAGAAACCGCCTATACCACAGTACAATACCTAGGTGCGGCCTACCTTGCCTACCTGGGGGTACGCACTTTCAAAGACACTCTGTCTCGGCCAGAGAACAACGACGAAGAAAAGCCTCATGTCAGCAATAAGAAGCAACAAAATGTCATGTTTCAGGCTATGATGACAGAAGTGCTCAACCCCAAAGTGGCATTATTCTTTATTGCCTTCATTCCTCAATTTGTGGATCAAAGCCTGACAACGTCTACCACAGTGCAGCTTGCCATGTTCGGGTTACTCTATCCAATTCTGGCCTTTCCCATTGATTGTGTGTATGTTTACAGCGGCGATAAAATCGCCGGCTATTTTCGCGCTCATCCCAGTGCACCGATTTGGATAGACAGGATCTCAGCCTTTATCTTCGTCGCACTGGCAATTAACTTATTATTATGA
- a CDS encoding S8 family serine peptidase codes for MKFNKFTTSLLLAGLCATATAQATEDRFIIQVDNNKKGIVKALAQKVGAQLHIDGDGFLAATFSGKELSEVKGLLNNPHIKLIEVDQKRQLMGLYNDDAGDPMQQQVAPYAYYQSQANQVTFDANAGMKVCVIDSGLDMSNPDFIWGNITGDNDSGTGNWYEHGGPHGTHVAGTVGAADNNIGVIGMAPGVDMHIIKVFNAEGWGYSSDLAHAANLCSQAGANIISMSLGGGGANSTEENAFESFNNAGGLVVAAAGNDGNNVRSYPAGYPSVMMVGANDADNNIADFSQFPSCQSGKGKNAGQDETICVEVTAGGVDTLSTYPAGLATSSSLSVDGAAFASSAMENSGSVSSSVYFMGTAEATDSSANGKVCLIDRGNISFHDKVANCENSGGVGAIIINNEAGMLYGTLGDTNTTSIPAIGAAFEDRTALLASSSASIVIGTADYGLMSGTSMATPAVSGIAALVWSNHPECTGQEIRAALKATAQDSGAAGKDVYFGYGIVKAADADAYLTANGCAGGGNGGDLQLTANGYKSKGSKYVDLNWQGASTSQVDIFRNGSKIVTTSNDNSYTDSISGKGGGSYTYQVCEQNSTSACSATQTVVF; via the coding sequence ATGAAATTCAACAAGTTTACGACGTCACTCCTACTTGCAGGTTTATGTGCCACAGCAACAGCTCAGGCGACCGAAGACAGATTCATCATCCAGGTTGATAACAATAAAAAGGGCATAGTCAAAGCACTAGCACAGAAGGTGGGCGCACAGCTGCACATAGACGGTGATGGCTTCCTCGCCGCCACATTTAGCGGCAAAGAGCTCAGTGAAGTTAAGGGATTGCTAAACAACCCGCATATCAAATTGATAGAAGTGGACCAAAAGCGTCAACTGATGGGTTTATATAATGATGATGCCGGCGACCCAATGCAGCAACAGGTTGCCCCTTACGCCTATTATCAGTCGCAGGCAAACCAGGTGACCTTTGATGCTAATGCTGGCATGAAAGTCTGCGTCATCGACTCAGGTCTGGATATGTCCAACCCGGATTTCATCTGGGGCAACATCACAGGAGATAATGACTCGGGTACTGGTAACTGGTATGAGCATGGTGGTCCACATGGCACGCACGTGGCGGGGACCGTGGGCGCTGCGGACAATAACATTGGTGTGATTGGTATGGCACCGGGTGTAGACATGCACATCATCAAAGTGTTCAATGCAGAAGGCTGGGGTTACTCCTCAGATCTGGCTCACGCAGCAAACCTGTGCAGTCAGGCGGGTGCCAATATCATCAGCATGAGCCTGGGTGGCGGTGGTGCAAACAGCACCGAAGAAAATGCTTTCGAAAGCTTTAATAATGCGGGCGGCCTGGTCGTTGCGGCTGCTGGTAACGATGGTAACAATGTCCGCTCTTACCCGGCGGGTTACCCGTCAGTCATGATGGTGGGTGCAAATGATGCCGACAATAACATTGCTGACTTTTCTCAGTTCCCAAGCTGTCAAAGTGGCAAAGGTAAAAATGCTGGTCAAGATGAAACTATCTGCGTTGAAGTCACCGCCGGTGGCGTTGACACTCTGTCTACGTACCCTGCAGGTCTTGCAACATCGTCGAGCCTGAGCGTTGATGGTGCAGCGTTTGCTTCATCTGCGATGGAAAACAGTGGCAGCGTTTCTTCGTCAGTATATTTCATGGGCACAGCAGAAGCGACCGACAGCTCGGCAAATGGCAAAGTGTGCCTAATCGATCGGGGCAATATTTCTTTCCATGACAAAGTCGCCAACTGTGAAAATTCAGGTGGTGTCGGCGCCATCATCATTAATAATGAAGCGGGCATGCTTTACGGCACGCTGGGTGATACCAACACCACAAGCATCCCGGCAATTGGCGCGGCATTTGAAGACCGCACAGCCCTGCTGGCATCTTCCAGCGCAAGCATTGTGATTGGCACAGCGGATTATGGTCTGATGAGCGGCACATCAATGGCAACCCCGGCCGTGTCAGGTATTGCAGCCCTGGTTTGGTCAAACCACCCTGAGTGTACTGGCCAGGAAATTCGTGCAGCGCTCAAAGCAACGGCACAAGATAGTGGTGCGGCTGGTAAAGACGTGTACTTTGGCTACGGCATTGTTAAAGCAGCAGATGCAGATGCGTATCTGACTGCCAATGGCTGTGCCGGTGGCGGTAATGGTGGCGACCTGCAACTCACAGCCAACGGGTACAAATCAAAAGGCAGTAAATATGTTGACCTGAACTGGCAAGGTGCCTCTACCTCGCAGGTCGATATTTTCCGAAATGGTAGCAAGATTGTCACAACCAGCAACGATAATAGCTACACAGATAGCATCAGTGGTAAAGGTGGCGGTAGCTACACTTATCAGGTTTGCGAGCAAAACAGCACATCTGCTTGCTCTGCAACTCAGACTGTTGTGTTCTGA
- a CDS encoding multidrug effflux MFS transporter → MQQKTSKLLIFILALLVVFCPLGIDLYLPAFVNMQQDLAVSEARIQQTVGIYMLAVGLGQLLAGPLADKYGRRPVALSGILLFGIGALLATLLDEWHWIMLARVLQGLGACATFVSAFAIVRDSFGHKGSGQMITYLNGIVCFIPALAPILGAWLTIEFGWRSNFTFLTGFAAVGLVLVLALYRETKPDTTVYSGHLLDFRRFHPMLSSPQFMFNASITMVCMAAMLVFVVGAPGWIMTGLNRPVEEFTMWFTINAAISIAASFTAPHFIKRNSQQALRFGLSLFTLGGILLLITPQTHPLAYLLPMYIASIGFAFTLGAAAGNALAPFANQAGTASALIGVMQMSGAGLLAMISQPLALPAPEQLAMHMLIGLPFLCLLFSRCKDNLHNPT, encoded by the coding sequence ATGCAGCAAAAAACCAGCAAACTATTGATTTTTATACTCGCTCTACTAGTGGTGTTTTGTCCACTGGGGATCGATCTGTACTTACCCGCATTCGTCAATATGCAACAAGACCTGGCCGTCAGCGAGGCCCGTATTCAGCAAACAGTGGGTATTTATATGTTAGCAGTGGGCCTTGGACAACTACTTGCCGGTCCGCTCGCCGACAAATATGGCAGACGCCCGGTTGCTTTGTCCGGCATTCTGTTATTCGGCATTGGGGCGCTGCTGGCCACCTTGCTGGATGAATGGCACTGGATCATGCTTGCTCGTGTATTGCAGGGCTTGGGGGCTTGTGCCACCTTTGTCAGCGCCTTCGCAATTGTACGGGATAGTTTCGGTCATAAAGGCAGTGGTCAGATGATCACCTACCTTAACGGCATTGTCTGCTTTATTCCAGCACTGGCTCCTATCCTGGGTGCCTGGCTGACCATAGAGTTTGGCTGGCGCAGTAACTTTACTTTTCTGACGGGCTTTGCCGCAGTTGGTCTGGTATTGGTGCTCGCACTGTACCGGGAAACGAAACCCGACACCACCGTCTACTCTGGCCATTTACTTGATTTTCGCCGCTTCCATCCCATGCTGAGTAGTCCCCAGTTTATGTTCAACGCCAGCATTACTATGGTGTGCATGGCAGCTATGTTGGTCTTTGTCGTCGGCGCTCCGGGCTGGATCATGACCGGGCTTAATCGTCCCGTTGAGGAATTTACCATGTGGTTTACCATCAACGCCGCGATTAGTATTGCAGCCAGTTTTACTGCGCCCCACTTCATTAAACGTAACTCGCAGCAGGCACTGAGATTTGGCCTGAGTTTATTTACCCTTGGTGGGATCTTGTTGTTAATCACACCGCAAACTCACCCGCTGGCGTATCTGTTACCTATGTATATCGCCTCTATCGGTTTTGCCTTTACGCTGGGGGCTGCCGCTGGCAATGCCCTGGCTCCTTTTGCCAATCAGGCCGGGACAGCTTCCGCGCTGATCGGAGTTATGCAAATGAGTGGCGCCGGGCTATTAGCGATGATCAGCCAGCCACTGGCGTTACCCGCTCCGGAGCAGCTAGCCATGCATATGCTCATCGGACTGCCTTTCTTATGTTTACTGTTCAGTCGTTGCAAAGATAATTTGCATAACCCTACCTGA
- a CDS encoding methylglyoxal synthase, with the protein MDTKSQVIPAKKRIALVAHDGKKQAMVSWCQGHLDKLAMHQLYATGTTGHLIEKTSGLEVTKLLSGPMGGDQQLGAKIAENEIHMLIFFWDPLASQPHDPDVKALLRLAAVWNIPVACNETTADMLLSSMMMTTPIERQLPDYEQYLAHRMAL; encoded by the coding sequence ATGGATACCAAGTCGCAGGTCATTCCGGCTAAAAAACGCATCGCACTGGTCGCGCATGATGGCAAAAAACAGGCTATGGTCAGCTGGTGTCAGGGGCACCTGGATAAACTTGCTATGCACCAACTCTATGCAACAGGAACAACCGGTCACCTCATTGAAAAAACCTCTGGGTTGGAAGTCACTAAGTTACTCAGCGGCCCCATGGGAGGCGACCAGCAACTCGGTGCTAAAATCGCTGAGAACGAAATTCACATGTTGATTTTCTTCTGGGATCCGCTTGCGTCACAGCCGCATGATCCGGATGTCAAAGCGCTGTTGAGGCTTGCGGCAGTGTGGAATATTCCGGTAGCTTGTAATGAGACCACCGCAGATATGTTGTTGTCATCCATGATGATGACCACTCCGATTGAGCGCCAACTCCCCGATTATGAGCAGTATCTGGCGCATCGTATGGCGCTATAG